A DNA window from Borrelia sp. HM contains the following coding sequences:
- a CDS encoding undecaprenyl-diphosphate phosphatase → MEKILKVMILGFVQGITEFLPISSSGHLLLIKNFMHVDISIIFDIYLHFATVLVVIFYYRRRILELILIFIKFFLRKNTALDLDKFKLILLILIITLFTAFIGIFIESFNRLFTLDLVLINFILTSILLFLLESKILIFNLKHNILLSGCLIGVMQGISVMPGISRSGITIFTSVLLGFNRAESFEISFLSLIPVVLGSLLLKHKEFFGEDMLFNIFEMNLGAIVAFTVGLLSINLFIKMLNNSKIYYFSAYLVVLVGFIYCFLNFSKI, encoded by the coding sequence ATGGAAAAAATTTTAAAAGTTATGATTTTAGGCTTTGTTCAAGGAATTACTGAATTTTTGCCTATATCTAGCTCAGGACATTTGTTGCTTATAAAAAATTTTATGCATGTTGATATTTCAATTATATTTGATATTTACTTGCATTTTGCCACTGTTTTAGTTGTAATATTTTATTATAGAAGGCGAATATTAGAACTGATTTTGATCTTTATAAAATTTTTTTTAAGAAAAAATACTGCATTGGATCTTGATAAGTTTAAATTAATATTACTTATATTAATAATTACTTTATTTACAGCATTTATTGGAATTTTTATAGAAAGTTTTAATAGATTGTTTACTCTTGATTTGGTCTTAATTAATTTTATTTTGACAAGTATTTTATTATTTTTACTTGAATCTAAGATTTTAATTTTCAATTTGAAGCATAATATTTTGCTTTCAGGATGTTTAATTGGCGTTATGCAGGGCATTAGTGTCATGCCAGGGATTTCTCGTTCAGGCATTACAATTTTTACATCAGTTTTGCTTGGGTTTAATAGAGCAGAATCATTTGAAATTTCTTTTTTATCTTTGATTCCTGTTGTGCTTGGAAGTTTGCTTTTAAAGCATAAGGAATTTTTTGGAGAAGATATGCTTTTTAATATTTTTGAGATGAATTTGGGAGCCATTGTTGCTTTTACAGTTGGTCTATTGTCAATAAATTTGTTTATTAAAATGCTTAACAATAGTAAGATTTATTATTTTTCAGCTTATTTGGTTGTACTTGTAGGTTTTATTTATTGCTTTTTGAACTTTAGTAAAATATGA